The following proteins are co-located in the Fusobacteria bacterium ZRK30 genome:
- a CDS encoding TIGR02206 family membrane protein — protein sequence MITIREFTLFSIEHFFYIFGYGGLAVLALYLPKIFKLDIDKFAKISGYFILIEKTIELIYRYIVFKEPVTNLLPFNMCNYTLVLAAFMMIFRSNKIFNLVYFWSIGAILAIMTPDIRIAFPNYSNISFFVTHYYIYFAVFYSLKYFNFTITFDALKKSYIYINGIMLVLFPLNFLLNTNYMFLKKKPISSPMDFLGPWPYYIISLEIVMIILFTLMYLPFRKKALKTQ from the coding sequence GTGATTACAATCAGAGAATTTACATTATTCAGTATAGAACACTTTTTTTATATTTTTGGTTACGGTGGCTTAGCTGTTTTAGCTTTATACCTTCCAAAAATATTTAAACTTGATATAGATAAATTTGCCAAAATTTCCGGGTATTTTATCTTAATAGAAAAAACTATCGAATTGATCTATAGATACATTGTTTTTAAGGAGCCCGTTACCAACCTTTTACCATTTAATATGTGTAATTACACCCTGGTTTTAGCAGCTTTTATGATGATATTCAGATCCAATAAGATCTTTAATCTCGTATATTTTTGGAGTATCGGAGCTATCTTAGCTATTATGACACCAGATATCAGGATCGCTTTTCCAAATTACTCAAATATCAGTTTTTTTGTAACACATTACTATATCTATTTTGCTGTATTTTATAGTTTAAAATACTTTAACTTTACCATTACTTTTGACGCTTTAAAAAAATCATATATATATATAAACGGAATAATGCTGGTGCTTTTCCCACTTAATTTTTTACTCAATACAAACTATATGTTTTTAAAGAAAAAACCTATCTCAAGTCCCATGGATTTTTTAGGCCCCTGGCCATATTATATAATCTCCTTAGAGATAGTTATGATAATCTTATTCACACTGATGTATCTGCCATTCAGAAAAAAAGCACTAAAAACTCAATAG
- a CDS encoding YdcF family protein, translating to MIDYRCKIDNIANLYKIYDYEMFLYQLREKILDEQFREIFNEIRWAREIRKLGSPIPKELLNMLEKLKERIVNYYIEYLKTNREIKKIEDPDLIIGLGCSNGLGFLDKRVEVLGELVGKFPKAKILLSGGGMGVLKTEALEMLEKLKKNYKVDEKFVILEEDSLDTLGNIVFSKLLLKKMNILCHIEKIIVVTSPFHVIRVHSLFSRVFPKEVSFEIRGHDYYLNKVSSDATTRKIVENEIKSLYRSDRIFNIVNLKEEKKTGFEVDETSLFYQMLLYHDLYRNRRDILRKYYGCLETYKI from the coding sequence ATGATAGATTATCGGTGTAAGATAGATAATATAGCAAATCTATATAAAATATATGACTATGAGATGTTTCTTTATCAATTGAGAGAAAAGATCCTGGACGAACAGTTTAGGGAAATATTCAATGAGATCAGGTGGGCAAGGGAGATTAGAAAGCTGGGATCACCTATTCCTAAAGAACTTCTCAATATGCTGGAGAAACTAAAGGAAAGGATAGTTAACTACTATATAGAATACCTGAAAACCAACAGGGAGATAAAAAAAATAGAAGATCCAGATCTGATTATTGGTCTGGGCTGCAGTAATGGACTGGGATTTTTGGATAAGAGGGTAGAGGTTTTAGGTGAGTTGGTGGGAAAATTCCCCAAAGCTAAAATACTACTCTCTGGTGGAGGAATGGGTGTTTTAAAGACCGAGGCCTTAGAGATGCTGGAGAAGTTGAAAAAAAATTATAAAGTTGATGAGAAATTTGTGATTTTGGAGGAGGATTCCTTGGATACCTTGGGAAATATTGTTTTTTCAAAACTTCTCTTAAAAAAAATGAATATATTATGTCATATAGAAAAAATAATTGTAGTGACATCTCCATTCCATGTGATCAGGGTTCATTCTTTATTCAGCAGAGTTTTTCCAAAGGAGGTTTCCTTTGAGATTAGAGGTCATGATTATTATTTAAATAAGGTTAGCAGTGATGCAACCACAAGAAAAATTGTTGAAAATGAGATAAAATCCCTCTATAGATCTGACAGGATATTTAATATAGTTAATTTGAAGGAGGAGAAAAAAACTGGTTTTGAAGTGGATGAAACCAGCCTTTTCTACCAAATGCTCCTATATCATGATCTTTACAGGAATAGAAGGGATATTTTGAGAAAATATTATGGATGTCTGGAGACTTATAAGATTTAA
- a CDS encoding ribonuclease H family protein, which translates to MAKNKFYAYVIENINETGILTSWPECQNKVKGKKARYKGFVTKLEAKKWLGAGGNYEKKLDKFYACFYTHSNTGVITNDWDECKTLTRGGNVRYKSFKSRKEAEKWIANGGIYETKEMLQEKLPSGIYFDAGTGRGIGTEVRVTDKYGNSILHHFVPQEKINQFDNYLTKPGSTNNFGELLGCYIALNIALKEGKKNIYGDSKLIIEYWSKGRIKAENLSTDTVELAKKVVKLRKEFEKSGGNIAHVSGDINPSDLGFHR; encoded by the coding sequence ATGGCAAAAAACAAATTTTATGCATATGTAATTGAAAATATAAATGAAACCGGTATACTGACATCCTGGCCAGAATGCCAAAATAAGGTCAAAGGGAAAAAAGCAAGATATAAGGGGTTTGTAACCAAGTTAGAGGCAAAAAAATGGTTAGGTGCAGGGGGAAATTATGAAAAAAAACTGGATAAGTTTTATGCCTGTTTTTATACCCACTCAAATACCGGTGTGATCACCAACGATTGGGACGAATGTAAGACCCTCACTCGTGGCGGAAACGTCCGTTATAAGTCATTTAAAAGTCGGAAGGAAGCTGAGAAATGGATAGCAAATGGAGGAATCTATGAAACCAAAGAGATGCTTCAGGAAAAATTACCTTCAGGAATATATTTTGATGCCGGAACCGGTCGTGGTATTGGTACCGAAGTCAGAGTAACTGATAAATACGGGAATTCCATCCTCCATCATTTTGTCCCCCAGGAAAAGATCAATCAATTTGATAACTACCTTACTAAACCAGGGAGTACCAATAATTTTGGCGAACTTTTAGGTTGTTATATAGCACTAAATATTGCTCTAAAAGAGGGAAAAAAAAATATCTATGGAGACAGTAAGTTAATCATAGAATATTGGTCAAAGGGACGAATAAAAGCAGAAAATTTAAGTACTGATACTGTCGAATTAGCTAAAAAAGTAGTAAAACTTCGAAAAGAGTTTGAAAAATCAGGAGGAAATATTGCCCATGTATCTGGAGATATCAACCCTTCAGATCTAGGATTTCATAGGTAG
- a CDS encoding DUF547 domain-containing protein: MKKILILFFIVTSLAMGNYLDTWDELLQKYTSVGEKGGTNLVVVDYRRLKQDIKFEKLLEEVREVEIKRIEGDELKAFWINAYNIGAVKTIVDNYPIEGIKDAGSLFGSVWSKEVIEIGNKVYSLGEIENEILRKTGDELIHFAIVCASVSCPDLKRSAYRGRELDRQLLEQKLKFLEEKNKGVNIVGDTIYISKLFKWYSDDFGNIREYLDISPDKKIKYLDYNWELNGSSQ, encoded by the coding sequence GTGAAAAAAATACTGATTTTATTTTTTATTGTAACAAGTCTGGCTATGGGAAATTATTTGGATACCTGGGATGAACTCCTTCAAAAATATACATCTGTTGGAGAAAAAGGTGGAACAAATTTGGTGGTGGTAGATTACAGGAGATTAAAGCAAGATATTAAGTTTGAAAAATTATTAGAAGAGGTAAGGGAGGTAGAAATTAAAAGAATAGAGGGCGATGAGCTGAAAGCATTTTGGATAAATGCCTATAATATAGGAGCAGTTAAAACCATAGTGGATAACTATCCCATAGAGGGGATCAAAGATGCCGGTTCATTATTTGGATCAGTTTGGAGTAAAGAGGTTATAGAGATAGGGAATAAGGTATATTCTCTGGGGGAGATAGAAAATGAAATTTTGAGAAAGACTGGAGATGAACTTATCCATTTTGCCATAGTATGTGCTTCGGTGTCATGCCCGGATCTAAAGAGGAGTGCCTATCGTGGTAGAGAGTTGGATAGACAGCTTTTGGAACAGAAACTAAAATTTTTAGAGGAAAAAAATAAGGGGGTTAATATAGTAGGAGATACCATATATATATCTAAACTTTTTAAATGGTATAGTGATGATTTTGGAAATATAAGGGAATATCTGGATATTTCTCCAGATAAAAAAATAAAATATCTGGACTATAATTGGGAATTAAATGGGTCAAGTCAATAA
- a CDS encoding porin family protein, with product MKKLYVLMFFIYSIVSLAEDTDKIEFRLGGNLAGKYKEVNATNFKNDSDPQGIGYEFIVELVHEPIPNLITGLGTGYQRESEIRIEGKNYGIIDTIPIYATVKYRFNEEGIYKPYIKLNLGASIPYTRSELERTGVTAETGFYYSLGGGVEYENMIIELSYQYNGNKLDGDYDGKVEFSKLTLGIGYRLDI from the coding sequence ATGAAGAAATTATACGTGTTGATGTTTTTTATATATTCTATTGTAAGTCTGGCAGAGGATACAGATAAGATAGAATTCAGGCTAGGAGGGAATTTAGCTGGGAAATACAAGGAGGTTAATGCAACTAATTTTAAGAATGATAGTGATCCCCAGGGGATAGGATATGAATTTATTGTAGAATTGGTTCATGAGCCCATCCCGAATTTGATAACTGGTTTAGGAACAGGCTATCAAAGGGAGAGTGAGATAAGGATAGAGGGGAAAAATTATGGAATAATCGATACTATACCTATCTATGCAACTGTAAAATATAGATTCAATGAAGAAGGAATATATAAACCATATATAAAATTAAATTTAGGTGCATCTATCCCTTATACTAGATCGGAGTTAGAGAGGACAGGTGTTACAGCAGAAACGGGGTTCTATTATTCCCTTGGAGGAGGAGTAGAGTATGAAAATATGATAATTGAACTCAGTTACCAGTATAATGGAAATAAATTGGATGGGGATTATGATGGTAAGGTAGAGTTTTCTAAGTTAACATTGGGTATAGGGTACAGGCTGGATATATAG
- the rpmE gene encoding 50S ribosomal protein L31, which translates to MKKGIHPDYHLINVECSCGNKFETRSTYTKETLNVAVCSECHPFYTGKAKFVDAAGRVDKFNKRYNLKK; encoded by the coding sequence ATGAAAAAAGGTATTCATCCTGATTATCACTTAATTAACGTTGAGTGTTCATGTGGAAACAAATTTGAAACTAGATCAACATATACAAAAGAAACTTTAAATGTAGCTGTTTGTTCTGAGTGTCATCCATTCTATACAGGTAAGGCGAAATTCGTTGATGCTGCTGGTAGAGTAGATAAGTTTAACAAAAGATACAACCTTAAGAAATAA